A stretch of Triticum aestivum cultivar Chinese Spring chromosome 1D, IWGSC CS RefSeq v2.1, whole genome shotgun sequence DNA encodes these proteins:
- the LOC123181940 gene encoding cytochrome b-c1 complex subunit 9, mitochondrial, whose amino-acid sequence MGLWDAMYRVVMRRNGVYVTFVVAGAFAGERLVDYGVNKVWEMNNVGKRYQDISVLGQRPVEE is encoded by the exons ATGGGTCTCTGGGATGCCATGTACCGCGTGGTCATGCGCCGTAACGGCGTGTACGTCACCTTCGTCGTCGCCGGCGCCTTCGCTGGCGAGCGG CTGGTGGACTACGGCGTCAACAAGGTCTGGGAGATGAACAACGTCGGG AAACGGTATCAAGACATATCAGTTCTGGGGCAAAGGCCGGTTGAGGAGTGA
- the LOC123169750 gene encoding cytosolic sulfotransferase 5: MRCLVAKRLVSSMAPWRSRTPTTAPSQCTLPAAVASLPTNQNHASNSKLKRRCYQGVWVREEWAPGIMAMQRSFAARPGDVVLASVPKSGTTWLKALTFATMARAACPPASPAHPLRRLNPHDCVPLVDRLFAVGRDAVLDALPSPRLMCTHMPLSVLPPSISGGPHCKIVYICRDPKDMVVSLWHFVNRAQPDISLQEMFETVCEGTSNGGPFWDHILGYWRASNAEPSRVLFLTYEQMLQDPLDKVRKLAQFLGRPFSDTEEEAGVVAEIVQLCSLENLKNLEANKKGSQGVFFKFSHDSYFRNGVVGDWVNHLTPEMAKRLDAICKEKFRGSGFTF; this comes from the exons ATGAGATGCTTGGTAGCGAAACGTCTAGTCTCCTCCATGGCCCCGTGGCGTTCAAGGACGCCGACGACGGCACCATCCCAGTGCAccctccccgccgccgtcgcgTCCCTCCCGACGAACCAGAACCATGCTAGCAACAGCAAGCTGAAGCGGCGCTGCTACCAGGGCGTGTGGGTGCGAGAGGAGTGGGCACCAGGCATCATGGCCATGCAGCGCAGCTTCGCGGCGCGCCCCGGCGACGTGGTTCTTGCGAGCGTTCCCAAGAGCGGCACCACGTGGCTCAAGGCCTTGACGTTCGCCACGATGGCCCGCGCCGCGTGCCCGCCGGCTAGCCCCGCCCACCCGCTCCGCCGCCTCAACCCACACGACTGCGTGCCTCTCGTGGACAGGCTCTTCGCCGTCGGCCGCGACGCTGTGCTGGACGcgctgccctcgccgaggctcatGTGCACGCACATGCCGCTGTCGGTGCTGCCGCCGTCCATCTCCGGAGGACCCCACTGCAAAATCGTCTACATTTGCAG GGATCCAAAGGACATGGTGGTATCGTTGTGGCACTTCGTCAATCGTGCTCAACCTGACATATCGCTCCAAGAGATGTTCGAGACTGTCTGTGAGGGCACAAGTAACGGCGGGCCATTTTGGGATCACATCCTCGGATACTGGAGGGCAAGCAATGCAGAGCCAAGCAGAGTGCTTTTCCTGACCTACGAGCAGATGCTTCAGGATCCGCTCGACAAAGTCAGGAAGCTAGCTCAGTTCCTTGGGAGGCCATTCTCTGACACAGAGGAGGAGGCCGGTGTCGTTGCAGAGATTGTTCAGCTCTGCAGCTTGGAGAATctgaaaaatttagaggcgaacaAGAAAGGCTCCCAAGGAGTGTTCTTCAAGTTCTCGCATGACTCCTATTTCAGGAATGGGGTGGTGGGAGACTGGGTGAACCACTTGACACCTGAGATGGCTAAACGTCTGGATGCGATATGCAAGGAGAAGTTTCGTGGGTCAGGCTTCACTTTCTAG